A single genomic interval of Zunongwangia sp. HGR-M22 harbors:
- a CDS encoding SIR2 family protein yields the protein MTVDENWRGKHILKLRDYKEPTVIEDPDSDELRNVVEPWLTALFQSEHLSLLTGAGISSAVHYMATGTAGAGMGNMKLSAFADEIKHISEESAKKSGRGEANIEDEIRTLNELIRGLEIISSLDLVGDSEETNKLKALKVDLEDGITNFANTVLESERNVVTSDKDEPAEYLMNFILSFASRIATRERLNLFTTNYDRITEFGAELAGLHLIDRFVGSISPIFRSSRLNIDIHYNPPGIRGEPRYLEGVVNFTKLHGSLDWIEKNNLVRRFALPYGAESIKDYSQEGSLMIYPNSSKDRETSEYPYVELFRDLASSIIRPNSTVVTYGYSFGDDHINRVLIDMLTIPSTHLVIIGFDDIGDRIKKFYSKAKRPVQITLLLGYHFGDLKTLVDNYLPKPAIDRTTYKMADLLKARGTVAPIVNQNKEDEDE from the coding sequence ATGACAGTAGATGAAAACTGGAGAGGTAAACACATATTAAAACTTAGGGATTATAAAGAACCGACAGTTATTGAAGACCCAGATTCTGATGAATTAAGAAATGTAGTTGAACCATGGTTGACTGCTTTGTTTCAAAGTGAGCATTTATCTCTTCTAACAGGTGCAGGAATTTCTTCTGCTGTTCATTATATGGCAACAGGAACAGCAGGTGCAGGAATGGGCAATATGAAACTTTCTGCATTTGCTGACGAAATAAAACATATCTCAGAGGAATCAGCTAAAAAATCAGGAAGAGGTGAAGCAAATATTGAAGATGAAATTCGAACCTTGAATGAATTAATTAGAGGCTTAGAAATAATTTCATCTTTAGACCTTGTTGGTGATAGTGAAGAAACTAATAAACTTAAAGCACTAAAAGTCGATTTAGAAGATGGGATTACAAATTTTGCAAATACAGTTTTAGAATCGGAACGCAATGTTGTTACTTCTGATAAAGATGAACCTGCAGAATATTTAATGAACTTCATACTAAGTTTTGCAAGTAGAATAGCTACAAGAGAACGCTTAAACTTATTTACTACTAATTATGATAGAATTACAGAATTCGGTGCAGAACTTGCAGGGCTGCACTTAATTGATAGGTTTGTTGGGAGTATTTCTCCAATCTTTCGTTCTTCTAGATTAAACATTGATATACATTATAATCCTCCTGGAATTCGAGGAGAGCCTAGATATTTAGAAGGAGTAGTAAATTTCACAAAACTACATGGCTCATTAGATTGGATAGAAAAAAACAATCTTGTCAGGCGTTTTGCATTACCTTATGGCGCTGAAAGCATTAAAGATTACAGCCAAGAAGGAAGTCTAATGATTTATCCCAACTCTTCGAAAGATAGGGAAACATCAGAATACCCATATGTTGAACTATTTAGAGATTTAGCAAGCTCCATTATTAGACCTAATTCTACTGTTGTAACATATGGTTATAGTTTTGGAGACGACCATATAAATAGGGTATTGATTGATATGCTAACAATACCTTCTACTCATTTGGTAATTATAGGATTTGATGATATTGGAGATAGGATAAAGAAGTTTTACTCCAAAGCTAAACGACCAGTCCAAATAACATTGTTATTAGGTTATCATTTTGGTGATTTAAAAACATTAGTTGATAATTACTTGCCAAAACCAGCAATAGATAGAACAACCTACAAAATGGCTGATTTGCTAAAGGCACGTGGAACCGTAGCTCCAATAGTGAACCAGAATAAAGAAGATGAAGATGAGTAG
- a CDS encoding ATP-binding protein gives MSRTPIENHASLRVGVVEFVSPDEIKVQLDLDAPDGISANAGVPREFPRINSYVLIPNEGGSIVCQVEWIAVERSPFPKRKGYQDYGLIDLPFPIRKMKLAPLGILKMPTKDSFKFQRGVHSFPSIGSPVLIPTDLQLKSIVESGSNRRVYIGNSSLTANAEVKIDPDRLFGRHLAVLGNTGSGKSCTVAGLIQWSIEATGQGDNTNARFIILDPNGEYSKAFKDKATVLKVGDEENGLNVPLWLWNSSEWSSFTQASTKAQLPLLKRALRAMRNEQLEPSEDNLIVAKRYAGTVLTALRHEKSNGSPWGNFPKPKHFYELVISWKTGFDHIKSSIEDDIEELDEFIECLDGFLNEPERTKQYANFNSNLQEVDDMIDSLVEAYEALGGNENELLPRNEDIPIPFDGDVFVSYLSALAQQTGNEQYLEFLIARIKTMLADSRMDSIIGNKTDIELDKWLEKYLGSDKKTSFTIIDLSLVPSEIVHVTTAVISRIVFEALQRYRKINGKSLPSVLVMEEAHSFITRYNDNNEGNSSSTCTKVFEKIAREGRKFGLGLVLSSQRPSELSPTVLSQCNSFIMHRISNDRDQELVGKLLPDNFKGLLKELPSLPSQRAILLGWASELPILLKIRDLEKEQRPQSDDPDFWDVWSGEDSDGKKVKRNIDWKTIADDWQEKYE, from the coding sequence ATGAGTAGGACGCCAATAGAGAATCATGCTTCACTTAGAGTTGGAGTTGTTGAGTTTGTATCTCCTGACGAAATAAAAGTTCAATTGGATTTAGATGCTCCAGATGGAATTTCTGCAAATGCAGGTGTTCCAAGAGAATTTCCACGTATAAATAGCTATGTTTTAATTCCGAACGAGGGAGGAAGTATAGTTTGTCAAGTTGAATGGATTGCTGTTGAACGCTCACCTTTCCCAAAGAGAAAAGGATATCAAGATTATGGTTTAATAGATTTGCCATTTCCGATTAGGAAAATGAAATTAGCCCCTTTAGGAATCCTTAAAATGCCAACAAAGGATAGTTTTAAATTCCAAAGAGGTGTACATTCATTCCCAAGCATTGGTTCTCCTGTATTAATACCAACAGATTTGCAATTAAAATCTATAGTTGAATCAGGCTCTAACCGTAGAGTTTATATCGGTAATAGCTCACTGACAGCAAATGCAGAAGTGAAAATAGACCCAGACAGGTTATTTGGAAGACATTTGGCAGTTCTAGGTAACACTGGTAGTGGTAAATCTTGTACTGTGGCAGGTTTAATTCAGTGGTCTATCGAAGCTACTGGTCAGGGAGATAACACGAATGCCCGTTTTATTATTTTAGACCCTAATGGCGAGTATTCTAAGGCGTTTAAAGATAAAGCCACTGTTTTAAAAGTTGGAGATGAAGAAAATGGGTTGAACGTTCCGCTGTGGTTGTGGAATAGTTCAGAATGGAGTTCTTTTACACAGGCTAGTACTAAAGCTCAATTACCATTACTTAAGCGTGCTTTAAGGGCAATGAGAAATGAACAACTTGAACCTTCTGAGGATAATTTAATTGTTGCTAAAAGATACGCTGGAACAGTTTTGACAGCTCTTAGACATGAAAAAAGTAATGGTTCTCCATGGGGGAATTTTCCAAAACCAAAGCATTTCTATGAACTTGTTATAAGCTGGAAAACAGGATTTGACCATATAAAATCCTCAATTGAGGATGATATAGAAGAGTTAGATGAATTTATTGAGTGTTTAGATGGATTTCTTAATGAACCTGAACGTACAAAACAATACGCGAATTTTAATTCTAATCTACAAGAAGTTGATGATATGATTGATTCGCTTGTTGAAGCATATGAAGCTTTGGGAGGTAATGAAAATGAATTATTACCTCGAAATGAGGATATTCCGATACCATTTGATGGGGATGTTTTTGTAAGCTATCTTTCTGCTCTTGCTCAGCAAACAGGTAATGAACAATACCTTGAATTTTTAATCGCCAGAATAAAAACAATGTTGGCAGATTCAAGAATGGATTCAATAATTGGTAATAAAACTGACATTGAGTTAGACAAATGGTTGGAAAAATATCTTGGTTCAGACAAAAAAACATCTTTTACGATAATTGACCTATCATTAGTTCCATCAGAAATAGTCCATGTAACAACAGCTGTTATTTCTAGAATTGTTTTTGAGGCATTACAACGCTACAGAAAAATAAATGGTAAAAGTTTACCTTCTGTGCTTGTAATGGAGGAAGCTCATTCTTTTATTACCAGATATAATGATAATAATGAAGGTAACTCTTCATCTACATGTACTAAAGTATTTGAGAAAATTGCTAGAGAAGGAAGGAAATTCGGATTGGGCTTAGTTCTCTCTTCTCAGAGACCTTCGGAATTATCCCCAACAGTTCTTTCGCAGTGTAATAGTTTTATCATGCACAGGATTAGTAACGACAGAGACCAAGAGTTAGTTGGAAAGTTATTACCTGACAATTTTAAAGGACTTTTAAAAGAATTACCATCACTGCCTTCGCAAAGAGCAATTCTTTTGGGTTGGGCATCTGAATTACCAATACTATTAAAAATTCGTGATTTAGAGAAAGAACAACGTCCTCAATCTGACGACCCTGATTTTTGGGATGTCTGGTCTGGAGAAGATAGCGATGGAAAGAAAGTGAAAAGAAATATAGATTGGAAAACAATTGCTGATGATTGGCAGGAGAAATATGAATAA
- a CDS encoding class I SAM-dependent methyltransferase: MEHPKNIGVHETAFVTSAFRATDKNLSQDNFAQLWQNSKTDKWIAEYLKQVSSEEPFTHCLRNRYFLDEINALVQKNEIDVLINFGSGFSMYPFLLDKKLLHIEIDKPEIVTYKKQKLEHWQQKDVLPKRNIHFIGVDFTSEYKSGLITKLNTIKGNRPCFILIEGVLFFLNRAETNGLFQLFNTIQNSGDYIGSASFQETIKDTQAFKNLLRFFNLKVEKISEDDYQTIDDRYYTSVPNYTLIDQQDYFSLSEKYHHKVIEEKTLILNENFYLLKKI; encoded by the coding sequence ATGGAACATCCAAAAAACATCGGGGTTCATGAAACCGCCTTTGTGACTTCCGCTTTCCGAGCAACCGATAAAAATTTGAGTCAGGATAATTTTGCCCAACTATGGCAAAATTCTAAAACTGATAAATGGATCGCCGAATATCTTAAACAAGTCTCTTCAGAAGAGCCTTTTACTCACTGTTTAAGGAATAGATATTTTCTGGATGAAATTAATGCATTAGTACAAAAGAATGAAATTGATGTACTGATCAATTTTGGAAGCGGCTTCAGTATGTATCCTTTTTTACTTGATAAGAAACTATTGCATATTGAAATCGATAAGCCTGAAATAGTAACTTATAAAAAGCAAAAACTAGAACATTGGCAACAAAAGGATGTATTACCAAAACGGAATATTCATTTTATCGGTGTCGATTTCACTTCAGAATATAAGTCAGGTTTAATTACAAAACTAAATACCATTAAAGGAAATAGGCCTTGTTTTATCTTAATAGAAGGGGTGCTTTTCTTTTTAAACAGAGCGGAAACCAATGGCCTGTTTCAGTTATTTAATACGATTCAAAACTCTGGCGACTATATTGGTAGTGCTTCTTTTCAGGAAACGATAAAGGATACCCAAGCTTTTAAAAATCTCTTGCGCTTTTTCAATTTAAAAGTTGAAAAAATAAGTGAAGATGATTACCAAACTATTGATGATCGCTATTATACCTCTGTACCTAATTATACCTTAATAGACCAACAGGATTATTTTAGTCTTTCGGAAAAATATCACCATAAAGTCATTGAAGAAAAAACACTGATTTTGAATGAAAACTTTTATTTGTTGAAGAAAATTTGA
- a CDS encoding alpha/beta hydrolase, which translates to MTIYGNEQNRYLFFLHNRFLEEHELNDIHPEYGKTEYKAILNEFRSSGLRVFSEKRNGRVNAREYALLIVEQIDSLLAIGVNANKITIVGTSKGGYIAQYVSTLANNPDLNFVFIACFRESDLVNIPEINFCGNILTIYERTDPFGVSALERRKNSTCNISHFKEIEIDTGLNHGFLFRPLKEWILPTIKWAKGNYN; encoded by the coding sequence ATGACTATTTATGGAAATGAACAAAATAGATACTTGTTTTTTCTTCACAATAGATTTTTAGAAGAACATGAATTAAATGATATTCATCCAGAATATGGAAAAACGGAATATAAAGCTATATTAAACGAGTTTAGGAGTTCCGGATTAAGAGTTTTTAGTGAGAAAAGAAATGGTCGTGTAAATGCTCGGGAATATGCATTACTAATAGTTGAACAGATAGATAGTTTGTTAGCAATAGGTGTAAATGCCAATAAAATTACCATTGTAGGAACTTCTAAAGGAGGCTACATAGCGCAGTATGTTTCAACACTGGCGAATAATCCAGATTTAAATTTTGTTTTTATAGCTTGCTTTCGTGAGAGTGATTTGGTTAATATTCCTGAAATTAATTTTTGCGGTAATATTCTGACGATTTATGAAAGAACAGATCCATTTGGGGTTTCTGCATTAGAAAGAAGGAAGAATTCCACATGTAACATATCACATTTTAAAGAAATTGAGATAGATACAGGCTTGAATCATGGTTTCCTTTTCAGGCCTTTAAAAGAATGGATCTTACCTACTATAAAATGGGCGAAGGGTAATTATAATTAA